The stretch of DNA CTGACGACGTACTGTTAGCCACTTCTAAAAAGCGCATTCAATCGTTTTAGCCTGTGATCACGGTTGTGCCGCGCGGTGAGCGATGGCCCTATGGCATTCTCCATGTCTGCCTTCCACCGAAATTAATACTTGCGTATTTGAACGCATTGTCCGAATTTCGACCAGGATGTCACATTATGACTGATGCGTCTCAAATTATTGACGTGATGCCATTGGACGGCCTATCTCGGAAAGAAAGGAGGAGGATTGAAGACCGGCACGATATTCTTGAGGCGGCCACAGCCCTCTTCGCCGAAAAGGGGTTTGAAAAGACCACCTTGGATGACATTGCATCGGCCGCCGGGTTTGGCAAGGGTACCCTATACACCCACTTTGAGAACAAGGGCGACATCCTGCGGAACATCCTCCAGCGAGGATTTCAGATGCTGGTAGACGCCGTCCAGGAGGCGATCGAGGCTCCCCGCGACCCGGTAGGCAAGCTGCGGACGACCATCCTGACCATCCTCTCTTTTTTCGAATCCAACAAAACGCTTTTCCACATTTTTTATACTGAGCGGCGTCGGCTCATGTCCCGCTCCAGTGAGGCCTCGCGCAATGAATTTTTGGAAATTTTTCGGAAGATTATCGGGCTACTGGAGCAAATATTCGATGAGGGCATCGCCTCGGGCTCCTTCCGCCGGGTGGATTCCCGGAATGCAGCTTATCTGGTTCTGGGCGCCGTCAATTCCCAGGTTCACTGCTGGATGGAGGACGGAGCCAGTGGGCCGCTGAAGGACAAGGCGGCTTTTTTGGAAGAAGCACTGCTCA from Candidatus Neomarinimicrobiota bacterium encodes:
- a CDS encoding TetR/AcrR family transcriptional regulator, coding for MTDASQIIDVMPLDGLSRKERRRIEDRHDILEAATALFAEKGFEKTTLDDIASAAGFGKGTLYTHFENKGDILRNILQRGFQMLVDAVQEAIEAPRDPVGKLRTTILTILSFFESNKTLFHIFYTERRRLMSRSSEASRNEFLEIFRKIIGLLEQIFDEGIASGSFRRVDSRNAAYLVLGAVNSQVHCWMEDGASGPLKDKAAFLEEALLTGLGKS